A stretch of DNA from Euzebyales bacterium:
CACCGGTCGGCGACCCGGACCTGCAGCTCGGTGGTCCACCACTTGGCCTTCGCGGCGTCCTCCGGGGTCAGCTCGCCCTCGAGGTGCCGCGCGATGCACGCGTCGACGAACACCCGAGCGATCGTCACCTCGGTGTCGAGCTCGGCGAGCAGGAAGCGGCTGTGCTGGAACGACCCGACCGGCGCGCCGAACGCGGTGCGCTCCTTGACGTAGGCCAGCGTGCGCTCCAGCGCGCCCTCCGCGGCCGCGACGGCGCTGATCGCGATCGCGAGCCGCTCCTGGGGCAGGTGCGACACCAGATGGCGGAAGCCGTCGCCCTCGGCGCCGAGGCGGTTGGCGACCGGCACCCTCGCGTCGGTGAAGGCCAGCTCGCTGGTGTCCTGGGCGTGCAGCCCCAGCTTGTGCAGGTTGCGGCCACGTGAGAAGCCAGGGGTGTCGTCCTCGACCACGAGCAGTGTCAGGCCCCCGTGGCGGTCCTCGCCGGTCCGGCAGACCGTGACGACCAGGTCCGCGTGCTGACCGTTGGAGATGAAGGTCTTCGATCCGTTGACGAGGTAGTCGTCGCCGTCGCGCACCACGCGGGTGCTGATGCCCGCCAGGTCGCTTCCTGCGCCAGGTTCGGTCATGGCCACCGCCAGCACGGTGTCGCCGGTCGCGACGCCGGGCAGCCACCGCGCCTGCTGCGCCTCGTCGGCGAGGTCGAGCAGGTAGGGCAGCACGATGTCGTTGATCAGGCTGAACGACAGCCCGACCGAGTTCGCTCCGGCTCGTGCGAACTCCTCGATGACGACGGCGTTGAACCGGAAGTCGTCGATGCCCATGCCGCCGTGCGCCTCCGGCACCGCGAAGCCGAGCAGCCCCAAGGCCCCCGCCTCGGTGAACAGGCGCCGGTCGATCATGCCCTTGGCATCCATGTCGTCGAGCTGGCCGACGACGCGGTCGGTGATGAAGTCGCGGACGACCTCTCGCAGGCTGTCGTGCTCTGGCTCGAAGATCGTGCGGCGCATGCGGCGCTCCTGTCGCGCAGATCGTGCGGTCGCGCACACTACAGTAGGCCGCGTGCCGACCCGTCATGCGGTCGGCACACGTTGTCCACACCCGTGGACGCCGGCGTAGGGGCCGGGCGTCGTACCGTGTGGCCGTCCCGACCGACACTGCAATGTGAGCAGCCCGACCAAGGATGCGTGGGTGCAGGACATCTCCACGACGCCGAGCTGGCTGGCCGAAGAGGACCTGGCGTGGGTCCGGGAGCGGGTGCCGCTGGTGTGCGTCGACGCCGTGCCCGTGCGGCTCGACCACCTCGGGCAGGTCGAGAAGGTCGGCCTGCTGCTGCGGGCGCTGCCCGACACGACGGTGAGCCGGGCGATCGTGACCGGACGGATCCTGCGTGGTGAGACGGTGCGCGAGGCGCTCTGGCGTCACCTGACCAAGGACCTGGGACCGGA
This window harbors:
- a CDS encoding acyl-CoA dehydrogenase family protein, yielding MRRTIFEPEHDSLREVVRDFITDRVVGQLDDMDAKGMIDRRLFTEAGALGLLGFAVPEAHGGMGIDDFRFNAVVIEEFARAGANSVGLSFSLINDIVLPYLLDLADEAQQARWLPGVATGDTVLAVAMTEPGAGSDLAGISTRVVRDGDDYLVNGSKTFISNGQHADLVVTVCRTGEDRHGGLTLLVVEDDTPGFSRGRNLHKLGLHAQDTSELAFTDARVPVANRLGAEGDGFRHLVSHLPQERLAIAISAVAAAEGALERTLAYVKERTAFGAPVGSFQHSRFLLAELDTEVTIARVFVDACIARHLEGELTPEDAAKAKWWTTELQVRVADRCLQLHGGYGYMREYQISRDFADARVQTIYGGTTEIMKEIIGRGLGL